The proteins below are encoded in one region of Candidatus Eremiobacterota bacterium:
- a CDS encoding CopG family transcriptional regulator — MASAKIAITLEHECLKEIDLWVSEGLYPNRSKAIQEVLKERIARWRKNRLQSALSQVVPEEERKLSEEGFDAVNKAWEKY; from the coding sequence GTGGCCAGTGCTAAAATTGCTATCACATTAGAGCATGAATGCCTTAAAGAAATAGATTTATGGGTATCGGAGGGCCTATATCCCAACAGAAGCAAAGCAATCCAGGAAGTTCTGAAAGAAAGAATTGCACGGTGGCGGAAGAACCGATTGCAGAGCGCCCTATCACAGGTTGTGCCCGAGGAAGAGAGAAAGCTCTCAGAAGAAGGATTTGACGCGGTGAATAAGGCATGGGAAAAATACTGA
- a CDS encoding transposase yields MNNYSTLYVGLDVHKETIVAACISGATGEIVGGEKFSNDLKKLKNYLKQLERKLNGKVLACYEAGCMGYALQREIERWGHTCKILAPAMIPQRPGDRCKTDRRDAEKLANLCFSDQLTFIAIPDEKDEPVRDLLRYRDVLRKEILQSKHYVLKFLLRKGFGIHQVKPIGQDVTGSGSAPFVLITLSIVSSSRNTSCFWSSNSSVRMKLTGGLKKYQEHPGTQKK; encoded by the coding sequence ATGAATAATTATAGCACACTCTATGTCGGGTTGGATGTCCATAAGGAAACGATTGTTGCGGCATGCATATCTGGAGCAACTGGTGAAATTGTTGGCGGGGAAAAGTTTTCGAATGACTTGAAAAAACTCAAGAACTATCTTAAGCAACTGGAAAGAAAATTGAATGGAAAAGTCTTGGCGTGTTATGAAGCTGGTTGCATGGGGTATGCTCTCCAGAGAGAAATTGAGCGTTGGGGTCACACCTGTAAGATTTTAGCACCTGCAATGATTCCTCAACGACCAGGAGATCGCTGTAAAACCGACAGGCGCGATGCTGAAAAGCTGGCAAATCTCTGCTTCTCTGATCAGCTTACGTTCATCGCGATTCCTGATGAAAAAGATGAGCCTGTGAGGGATCTGCTCAGATACAGAGATGTGTTGCGAAAAGAAATATTGCAATCAAAGCATTATGTATTGAAATTTCTCCTGCGAAAAGGTTTCGGTATACATCAGGTAAAGCCCATCGGACAAGATGTCACTGGGAGTGGCTCCGCTCCATTCGTTTTGATTACTCTCTCGATCGTGAGCTCTTCCAGGAATACCTCGTGCTTTTGGAGTTCAAACTCCAGCGTCAGAATGAAATTGACCGGCGGATTGAAGAAGTATCAAGAACACCCAGGTACTCAGAAAAAGTGA